The Bos javanicus breed banteng chromosome 18, ARS-OSU_banteng_1.0, whole genome shotgun sequence genome has a segment encoding these proteins:
- the RFWD3 gene encoding E3 ubiquitin-protein ligase RFWD3 isoform X1 has product MAHEAMEYDLQVQLDHGAAEQPAPAEVVSSQGGPPLLQPPHTEEVSSQEGPPMLHPVLAEVVSIEGGPPLLQPIPEELINSPERVPLLPPIPQIPIELEEVELSETETVGNLNPGVLEEFRPRSGANHTPQVTSLDSMNSFISGLQRLHGMLEFLRPTSDRRVGPVRARRSRRSSASRRARAGGSQRTNSARLRAPLDAFFQASRTQPHSSTTSYDSETRNLVSDDLQVSGSSDSDSDSSTEFEEGVAQAEEPEAVVLEEELEDTSTDQEVICAGGEDTVPKQSPQKSNPSLTSASVDEEEGDTCTICLEQWTNAGDHRLSTLRCGHLFGYKCISKWLRGQTRKCPQCNKKAKQSDIVVLYARTLRALDTSEQELMKSSLLKEQKLRKKAELDSAQCRLQLQALTDKCSRLQSHVQDLQKLIGQDKISQQPGGSQPHFLSGLPTSQSQQKYHFQKTFTVSQTGNCRVMTYCDALSCLVVSQPSPQSAFLPGFGVKMLSTANMKSSQYIPMHGKQIRGLAFSSRSKGLLLSASLDSTIKLTSLETNTVVQTYNAGRPVWSCCWCLDENNYIYAGLVNGSILLYDLRNTSSHVQELVPQRARCPLVSLSYVPRAASAAFPYGGVLAGALENASFWELKTGFTHWPHVLPMEPGGCVDFQVESSTRHCLVTYRPDKNHNNLRSVLMEMSYKLDNAGEPICSCHPVQTFFGGPSCKLLTKNAIFQNPENNGSILVCIGDEASKSALLWDAGSGSLLQDLQADQPVLDICPFDVNHNSYLATLTEKTVHIYRWE; this is encoded by the exons ATGGCTCATGAAGCAATGGAATATGATCTTCAGGTGCAATTAGATCATGGTGCTGCAGAACAGCCTGCTCCTGCTGAGGTGGTCAGCAGCCAAGGGGGACCACCCCTGCTCCAGCCTCCTCATACTGAGGAGGTCAGCAGCCAGGAGGGACCACCCATGTTGCATCCTGTACTTGCTGAGGTGGTCAGCATCGAAGGAGGACCACCTCTGCTCCAACCCATTCCTGAGGAGCTGATCAACAGCCCAGAGAGAGTGCCGCTGCTTCCGCCTATTCCACAGATACCTATTGAGCTAGAGGAAGTGGAGCTCTCAGAAACAGAGACTGTGGGGAACCTCAATCCAGGAGTTTTAGAGGAGTTTAGACCGAGATCTGGTGCTAACCACACTCCCCAAGTGACTTCATTGGATTCAATGAACAGCTTCATCAGTGGGCTGCAGAGACTTCATGGCATGCTGGAATTCCTGCGACCAACTTCAGACCGCAGAGTGGGGCCCGTGAGAGCGAGGAGGAGTAGGAGGAGTTCTGCTTCACGGAGGGCAAGAGCAGGAGGGTCCCAGAGGACAAACAGTGCCAG GTTGAGAGCACCGTTGGATGCTTTCTTTCAAGCGAGCAGGACCCAGCCTCATTCATCAACCACCTCTTATGATTCAGAGACTAGGAATCTTGTCTCTGATGACTTGCAGGTATCAGGTAGTTCTGATTCTGACAGTGACAGCTCCACAGAGTTTGAGGAGGGAGTTgcccaggcagaggagcctgaagctGTTGTTTTAGAAG AGGAACTAGAAGACACCTCAACAGACCAAGAAGTTATATGTGCTGGTGGAGAAGACACTGTCCCCAAACAG TCTCCCCAGAAGTCTAACCCTTctctaacttctgcttctgtggaTGAGGAAGAAGGAGACACTTGCACAATATGTTTGGAGCAGTGGACCAATGCTGGGGATCACCGGCTCTCTACATTGCGCTGTGGGCACCTCTTTGGGTACAAATGCATTTCGAAATGGCTCAGAGGACAGACCCGAAAATGTCCCCAG TGTAACAAGAAAGCCAAGCAAAGTGATATCGTTGTCCTTTATGCCCGGACCTTGAGAGCTTTGGACACTAGTGAGCAGGAGCTCATGAAGAG TTCCTTACTAAAGGAACAGAAGCTAAGGAAGAAGGCTGAATTAGACTCGGCACAGTGTCGGCTGCAGCTTCAAGCCCTCACTGATAAATGCTCTAGGCTTCAAAGTCATGTTCAG GACTTGCAGAAACTTATCGGTCAGGATAAGATCTCACAACAGCCTGGGGGTTCCCAACCACATTTCCTAAGTGGCCTGCCCACCAGCCAGAGTCAACAGAAGTACCATTTCCAGAAGACATTCACAGTGTCTCAAACAGGAAACTGTCGAGTCATGACATACTGTGATGCTTTGAGCTGCCTGGTGGTATCACAACCTTCTCCTCAGTCCGCCTTCCTTCCAG GCTTTGGTGTTAAGATGTTGAGTACTGCCAACATGAAAAGCAGCCAGTATATTCCTATGCATGGCAAACAAATACGTGGACTGGCTTTCAGCAGTCGATCCAAAGGCTTacttctctctgcttccctggaCAGCACAATTAAACTGACCAG CCTGGAAACAAATACCGTGGTCCAGACTTACAACGCTGGGCGGCCTGTCTGGAGCTGCTGCTGGTGTCTTGATGAAAACAATTACATCTATGCTGGACTGGTCAACGGTTCGATTCTGTTATATGACCTTCGAAATACAAGCTCTCACGTCCAGGAATTAGTACCTCAGAGAGCTAG aTGCCCGCTGGTATCCCTGTCGTATGTGCCCAGAGCTGCCTCTGCTGCGTTTCCATATGGTGGCGTGTTGGCTGGAGCGTTGGAGAATGCCTCTTTTTGGGAGCTGAAAACGGGTTTTACTCATTGGCCTCATGTGCTGCCcatggagcctgggggctgcgTAGACTTTCAGGTAGAGAGCAGCACCCGCCACTGTCTCGTGACCTATAGGCCTG atAAAAATCACAACAACTTACGAAGTGTACTCATGGAGATGTCCTATAAACTGGATAATGCTGGAGAGCCCATCTGCTCCTGCCATCCTGTACAAACATTCTTTGGGGGACCCTCCTGCAAATTGCTAACCAAGAATGCCATTTTCCAAAATCCAGAGAATAATGGCAGCATCCTGGTGTGTATTGGGGATGAAGCATCAAAATCTGCCCTG
- the RFWD3 gene encoding E3 ubiquitin-protein ligase RFWD3 isoform X2: MAHEAMEYDLQVQLDHGAAEQPAPAEVVSSQGGPPLLQPPHTEEVSSQEGPPMLHPVLAEVVSIEGGPPLLQPIPEELINSPERVPLLPPIPQIPIELEEVELSETETVGNLNPGVLEEFRPRSGANHTPQVTSLDSMNSFISGLQRLHGMLEFLRPTSDRRVGPVRARRSRRSSASRRARAGGSQRTNSARLRAPLDAFFQASRTQPHSSTTSYDSETRNLVSDDLQVSGSSDSDSDSSTEFEEGVAQAEEPEAVVLEEELEDTSTDQEVICAGGEDTVPKQQSPQKSNPSLTSASVDEEEGDTCTICLEQWTNAGDHRLSTLRCGHLFGYKCISKWLRGQTRKCPQCNKKAKQSDIVVLYARTLRALDTSEQELMKSSLLKEQKLRKKAELDSAQCRLQLQALTDKCSRLQSHVQDLQKLIGQDKISQQPGGSQPHFLSGLPTSQSQQKYHFQKTFTVSQTGNCRVMTYCDALSCLVVSQPSPQSAFLPGFGVKMLSTANMKSSQYIPMHGKQIRGLAFSSRSKGLLLSASLDSTIKLTSLETNTVVQTYNAGRPVWSCCWCLDENNYIYAGLVNGSILLYDLRNTSSHVQELVPQRARCPLVSLSYVPRAASAAFPYGGVLAGALENASFWELKTGFTHWPHVLPMEPGGCVDFQVESSTRHCLVTYRPDKNHNNLRSVLMEMSYKLDNAGEPICSCHPVQTFFGGPSCKLLTKNAIFQNPENNGSILVCIGDEASKSALLWDAGSGSLLQDLQADQPVLDICPFDVNHNSYLATLTEKTVHIYRWE, encoded by the exons ATGGCTCATGAAGCAATGGAATATGATCTTCAGGTGCAATTAGATCATGGTGCTGCAGAACAGCCTGCTCCTGCTGAGGTGGTCAGCAGCCAAGGGGGACCACCCCTGCTCCAGCCTCCTCATACTGAGGAGGTCAGCAGCCAGGAGGGACCACCCATGTTGCATCCTGTACTTGCTGAGGTGGTCAGCATCGAAGGAGGACCACCTCTGCTCCAACCCATTCCTGAGGAGCTGATCAACAGCCCAGAGAGAGTGCCGCTGCTTCCGCCTATTCCACAGATACCTATTGAGCTAGAGGAAGTGGAGCTCTCAGAAACAGAGACTGTGGGGAACCTCAATCCAGGAGTTTTAGAGGAGTTTAGACCGAGATCTGGTGCTAACCACACTCCCCAAGTGACTTCATTGGATTCAATGAACAGCTTCATCAGTGGGCTGCAGAGACTTCATGGCATGCTGGAATTCCTGCGACCAACTTCAGACCGCAGAGTGGGGCCCGTGAGAGCGAGGAGGAGTAGGAGGAGTTCTGCTTCACGGAGGGCAAGAGCAGGAGGGTCCCAGAGGACAAACAGTGCCAG GTTGAGAGCACCGTTGGATGCTTTCTTTCAAGCGAGCAGGACCCAGCCTCATTCATCAACCACCTCTTATGATTCAGAGACTAGGAATCTTGTCTCTGATGACTTGCAGGTATCAGGTAGTTCTGATTCTGACAGTGACAGCTCCACAGAGTTTGAGGAGGGAGTTgcccaggcagaggagcctgaagctGTTGTTTTAGAAG AGGAACTAGAAGACACCTCAACAGACCAAGAAGTTATATGTGCTGGTGGAGAAGACACTGTCCCCAAACAG CAGTCTCCCCAGAAGTCTAACCCTTctctaacttctgcttctgtggaTGAGGAAGAAGGAGACACTTGCACAATATGTTTGGAGCAGTGGACCAATGCTGGGGATCACCGGCTCTCTACATTGCGCTGTGGGCACCTCTTTGGGTACAAATGCATTTCGAAATGGCTCAGAGGACAGACCCGAAAATGTCCCCAG TGTAACAAGAAAGCCAAGCAAAGTGATATCGTTGTCCTTTATGCCCGGACCTTGAGAGCTTTGGACACTAGTGAGCAGGAGCTCATGAAGAG TTCCTTACTAAAGGAACAGAAGCTAAGGAAGAAGGCTGAATTAGACTCGGCACAGTGTCGGCTGCAGCTTCAAGCCCTCACTGATAAATGCTCTAGGCTTCAAAGTCATGTTCAG GACTTGCAGAAACTTATCGGTCAGGATAAGATCTCACAACAGCCTGGGGGTTCCCAACCACATTTCCTAAGTGGCCTGCCCACCAGCCAGAGTCAACAGAAGTACCATTTCCAGAAGACATTCACAGTGTCTCAAACAGGAAACTGTCGAGTCATGACATACTGTGATGCTTTGAGCTGCCTGGTGGTATCACAACCTTCTCCTCAGTCCGCCTTCCTTCCAG GCTTTGGTGTTAAGATGTTGAGTACTGCCAACATGAAAAGCAGCCAGTATATTCCTATGCATGGCAAACAAATACGTGGACTGGCTTTCAGCAGTCGATCCAAAGGCTTacttctctctgcttccctggaCAGCACAATTAAACTGACCAG CCTGGAAACAAATACCGTGGTCCAGACTTACAACGCTGGGCGGCCTGTCTGGAGCTGCTGCTGGTGTCTTGATGAAAACAATTACATCTATGCTGGACTGGTCAACGGTTCGATTCTGTTATATGACCTTCGAAATACAAGCTCTCACGTCCAGGAATTAGTACCTCAGAGAGCTAG aTGCCCGCTGGTATCCCTGTCGTATGTGCCCAGAGCTGCCTCTGCTGCGTTTCCATATGGTGGCGTGTTGGCTGGAGCGTTGGAGAATGCCTCTTTTTGGGAGCTGAAAACGGGTTTTACTCATTGGCCTCATGTGCTGCCcatggagcctgggggctgcgTAGACTTTCAGGTAGAGAGCAGCACCCGCCACTGTCTCGTGACCTATAGGCCTG atAAAAATCACAACAACTTACGAAGTGTACTCATGGAGATGTCCTATAAACTGGATAATGCTGGAGAGCCCATCTGCTCCTGCCATCCTGTACAAACATTCTTTGGGGGACCCTCCTGCAAATTGCTAACCAAGAATGCCATTTTCCAAAATCCAGAGAATAATGGCAGCATCCTGGTGTGTATTGGGGATGAAGCATCAAAATCTGCCCTG